The genomic segment GCACGTTGTGGACCGCGCCCGCGAAGTACCAGGGGAAGAGGAGAGGAAAGACGAGCTCGCTCGCGGCGAACGCGGCGCCGAAGACGAGCGGGAAGGGCCAACCTCGCTGCGCGGCGCGTCCGGTGAGCCAGCCGAGCAGCGCGAGGCGCCCGCCCTGGTAGACGCAGATGAAGGACGTGAAGAAGAGGCAGAGGAACAGCCCGAACCCGCTGAAGGTGCGGAGCATGTTGGCGAGCCAGTAGAACCCGCCCATGTTCATCGCGAACCCGCAGAGGAGCCCGAGCAGCGCCGCGCGCTTCGGCGTCTGCCCGATGAGCACGACGTAGAGCGGCACGAGCGCCACGAACGCCAGCGGCCACACATCGAACCCAGCAAACGACACGAAGTACAGACACCCCGAGAGCGCCGCCCCCGCCCACGCGAGCTTCCCCCGCACGAGCGCCCGCGCCTCCCGCTGCACACCCGGCGACACCTTCGTCCCCTCCACCGCCGCGCCCTTCTTCGCGTCCGCGCCGTCGTCCTTCTTCGCGTTCGCGCCGGTCTGGGCCTCGTCGGGCGCCTTCGTTGCGTCGGCGGATGCCTTTGCTGCGTCCTTCTTTGCGTCGCCGTCCGCGCTCATTGGCCTGGGAGGCTACTCGCAGCGCCGCACCCGCCAAAGCCGAAAGCCGGGACGGCGGCGCTATTCCGTGCGCTGGATGATGTGGAAGCCGAAGGGAGACTCGACGATGCCGGAGATCTGGCCGACCTGAAGCTTGAACGCCGCCTCTTCGAACTCGGGGACCATCTTGCCGTGACCGAAGACGCCGAGCGAGCCGCCGCGGGCGCCGGCGTTGGGCTCATCCGAGTAGTCGACCACGAGGCGCGCGAAGTCCGCTTTCGCGCGGGCCTTGCGCAGCACCTCCTCCGCGACCGCCTGCGCCTGGTCGCGCGACCGCACCACCGAGGTCGGCGCTCCCTGCGCGCCCATCCACTGCACGAGGACGTGCCGCGCGCCGATCCTCTTCGGCGGCGGCTGCGTCGGCGCGGCCGCCGGCTCCGGATCCTGCGCGCCCGAGGCGGGGCTGCTCTCGCCGGTCGTGCGGAACGCCGGAGCGGGCGGACCCGACGGTGCGCCGCCGCCGCCGCCCAGCGCGCCGATCGGGTTCGGCTGCGACTCGCGCGTCGGGGCTGCGCCGGTCGGATCGGTGGTGCGCGGCTCGGTCGCCCTGGCCGCCACGTTGGCCTCGCTGTTCCCCGTGACGGTCGTGGTCGCGCCGGGGTTGGCGCCGCAAGCGAAGAGGAACGAGGCGAGCGTGACGGCGGGTACAGCGGAGCGGATCACGGCTGTCTTCTAAATCACTTCTTCACGATCTCGACCAGCTCCACGTCGAACACGAGCGTGGCGTTCGGCGGGATCGCCGACCCCGCGCCGCGCGCGCCGTAGCCGAGCTCGGGCGGGATCGTGAGCTTGCGCTTGCCGCCGACCTTCATGCCGGCGACGCCCTGGTCCCAACCCTTGATGACGCGGCCGGCGCCGAGCGGGAACTCGAACGGCTTGTCGCCGTGCTTCTTCGACGCGTCGAACTCGGTGCCGTTCGTGAGCTGGCCGACGTAGTGCACGCGCACGACGTCGCCCGCCTTCGCCTCGTCGCCCTTGCCGACGACGACGTCCTTGATCTCGAGCTTCGCGTTCGGATCCGACGGCGGCGCGGGCGGCGGGGCAGGGGCCGGCGCGGGAGCCGGAGGCGGCGCGGGCGCGGGCGCGGCCGCCGCGGCGTTGGTCACCGGCTCGCCCTGGATGGGCTCTTCCTTCGCCGGCTCCGTGAGCTTCGAGCACGCGGAGGTCCCGAGCGCGACGAGGACGAGGCTCACCTGAACAGGGACGACAAGACGCATGGCCGGGGACCTTACTACATCTGGTACCATGGGGGGGACTTGGCGCGCGTGCTGCACATCGAGGACGATCCGCGAAACCGGCTCCTGGTTCGCAAGCTTTTGTCGGGCGACGGCCACGAGGTGATCGACGCCGCCGACGGTCTCGAAGGCGTCCGCCTCGCGATCGCGCAGCGCCCCGACATCGTGCTCGTCGACCTGAACATCCCCGGCCTCGACGGCTTCGAGGTCACGCTCCGCCTCCGCACCGAGGCGTCGCTCAACGGCGTGCCCATCGTCGCGATCACGGCGGAGGGCGATCGCGAGACGAGCTTCGCGGTCGGCTGCGACGGCTTCCTCCAGAAGCCCATCGACGCGCGCAACTTCGCGAAGCAGGTCGCGAGCTACATCGGCGGTCGCCGCGAGCGCATGATGTCGACGCCCGACGTGCAGGGCGAGCGCCTCCGCATCCAGTCGGGCCGCATCGTCGCGCACCTCGAGGAGAAGGTCGCCGAGCTCTCCGCCGCGAACGAGCGCCTGCGCGAGGTCGAGAAGCTCCGCACCGAGTTCTACCGCAACATCTCGCACGAGCTCGCGACGCCGCTCACGCCGATCGTCGGCTACCTCCGCATGCTCATCGACGAGGAGCTCGGCGACCTCTCGAAGCCGCAGCAGAAGGCGCTCCGCGCGATGGACGACTGCATCCGTCGCCTCCGCTCCGTCATGGACAACCTCATCGACGTGACCGGCCTCGAGACCGGCAAGATGCGGTTCTTCCACAAGGACTACGATTTCCTCGACACCGTGCGCCGCGCCATCGCCTGGCACGCCGACGCCTTCGCCGAGCGGAAGATCACGATGCTCGAGGAGTTCCCGCGCGGCGGCCTCCCCGGCTACGGCGACAGCGATCGGCTCGGGCGCGCGATGAGCCAGCTCCTCGACAACGCGGCGAAGTTCACGCCCGAGGGCGGCATCGTCGGCGTCATGGTCCGACCGCGCGAGGCGGCCTACGAGCTCGTCGTCGCGGACACCGGCGCCGGCATTCCGAAGGAGCGCCAGGACAAGGTGTTCGATCCGTTCTACCAGGTCGACGGCTCCGCCACGCGCTCGTTCGGCGGCACCGGCGTCGGCCTCGCGATCGCGCGTCGCGTCGCGCGCGGCCTCGGCGGCGACGTGAAGATCCTCCAGGAGGGCGCCTCGATCGAGGGCATGTTCCTCGGCGGCGCCGCCTTCAGCCTCACCGTCGCGAAGCGCGCGCCGACCGTCGTCGTCGATACGGCCACCGGCTGACGCGCGGATGCCGTACCTCGACTGGAACGCGACGACGCCCCCTCATCCGGACGTGCTCGCGGCGATGCGCGCGGCGAGCGAGCGCGCGTGGGCGAACCCGTCGAGCGTGCACGCGCACGGTCGCGCGGCGCGCGCGGTCGTCGAGGACGCGCGCGCGGCGGTCGCGGCGCTCACCGGCACCGACGCGCGCGACGTGGTCTTCACCGCCGGCGGCACCGAAGCGAACAACCTCGCGCTGCGGTCGCTCGCGCACGGAGGCACCCTCGTCACGAGCCGCCTCGAGCACCCGTCGATCACGCGCGTGGCGGAGGCGCTCGAGCGCGAGGGCGGCGCGATCGTGCGCTGGCTCGCGGTTCGCGACGGCGCGATCGATCTCGAGGACCTCGATCGCGCGCTCGCCGAGCCCCGCGGGCCCACGCTCGTGACGGTCCAGGCCGTCAACCACGAGACCGGGATCGTGCAGCCCGTCGCGGAGACGATCGCGCGCGCCCGCGCCGCGAACGCGCGCGTGCACGTCGACGCGGTGCAAGGCTGGGGCAAGCTCGAGGTGCCCTCCGGCTGGGACACCGCCTCGATCGCGCCGCACAAGATGCGCGGGCCGAAGGGGATCGGCGCGCTCGCGTGCAGGGAAGGGGTGAAGGTCGCGTCGCTCCTCCTCGGCGGATCGCAGGAGAAGGGCGTGCGCCCCGGCACCGTCGACGCAGCGCTCGCGGCCGGCTTCGGCCACGCCGCCGAGATCGCGCGCACGTCCCCCGCGCGATGGGCCGCGCTCGCGCCGCTCCGCGATCGGCTAGAGGCCGAGCTCGTCCGCCTCGGCGCCCGAAGCGTCAGCCACGGAAAGCCGCGCGCCCCTCACGTCGTCAGCACGACATGGCCCGCGTGGACCGGCGCCGAGCTCGTCGCCGCCCTCGACCTCGAAGGCGTCAGCGTCTCGAGCGGCGCAGCCTGCAGCGCCGGAACGGTCGAGCCCTCCCCGGTCCTCCTCGCGATGTTCGACCCCGACACCGCCAAACGCGGCCTCCGCCTCTCCCTCGGCGACACGACGACCGAGAAAGACATCACCCTCACCCTCGCCGCCTTCACCCACATCACCGCCCGCCCATAAACGACAAACCCCGGCCCGAGCAAAGCCCGGCCAGGGTCGAAAAGGTCGGTCGAAGGCCCCCAAAAGCCATAGTCCGTCGAAGGCTCGAAGGACCATCCCGAAGGACCCCAGCTCAAGGACCCCAGGGTCCCCCAAAGGGGCCCCAGAAGCGGCCGCGGATGCGGTCGCGAAGCGACCCTCGCGCAAAGCGCGAGGGCCGTGTCTGGGGTAGGGTGTCGGGGCGAAGCCCCGACTCAGAAGGGAGGCGGAACCGCCGCCGCCTGCGCGTACGTCGGCGGCGGATCGACCACGAGGAGCGGGCTGAGGCCGAGGCTCGGCGTCGAGACCTGCTGGTACGGGTCGATGTCGATCGTCGGGATGATGACGCCCTCGACGTTCGGGAGCTGGTTGTTCGCGGCGATGTCGTACGCGGGCGGCATCACCTCGCTGAGCTTCACGCCCGGCGTGAGCCAGTCGCGGTGGTCGTCGACCGCGATCGCGAGGTTCCGATCGACGGGCGCCGCCACGTCGGTCGGGACCGGGTACGCGATCGGCGTGTCGTCCGACACGCGGGCCGTGTCGATCTTCTCCGCCGCCACCGTCTCCTCCTCCTCCGCAGGCTCGTAGATTTCGGTGCGGTCCACAGCGCAACCGAGGGCGAGCTGGGCGAGGCAGGCGGCGAGTGCAGCAACGAGCAAGCGGTTCATGGCGATCCTCCGGTCCCTTGTCGGAGGAAGCTAGGTGCATCCGTCGGGCCAACCCAATTTCGCGGGAAAAATGCCGGATTCTTGGTCGAAGGCCTGGATCTGCCACGGCCCACAGCCTCGGCCGAATGGAGACGCAATTTGGACGTCTCGCCGCGTCGAAGGCACCGAAACGCCGAGAATCACGCGCTTTCGTGCGAGGCACGCGGCTCGCTAGGCGCTGATTCTCTGCGGATCCACTTCCATAAATGGCCGCCGTTTCAGCTGGCCCTGCAACGATCCGGAGGGTGGGGCCTACAGACACCTACACGATCCGTGGGTCACGGCCCGGCCACCTGAATCGGGAGCCAGAGCGCCTTGATCGTCTTGGTCTCCGCCGCTTTTTCGTAGCCGGCGAGGCCGAAGAGGATGTTCCACCAGTACCCGGTCGGGTTCTCGCCATAGGAGAAGACCGGGAGGAGGTGGAACTGCCAGTCGGTCCCGCCCGAGACCCGGCGCTCGCGGTAGAGCGTGTTGCCGGCCACCTGCGTCACCGTGCCGTCGGTGCTGTCGGCGAAGCGCCAGTAGAGGGGGAACCCCACCGTGGTGCGGCCCTTCGCGCTCGCGAAGTCCCAGAAGATCGGCGCGATGACGGTGTGCGAGCTGTCCTTGTCGCGGCCGAGGTACACGAGCGGGTGGAAGTCCGTCTCCCAGCCGTTCACGTCGCGCGTGTACGTGATGTTCGGGAAGATCCAGTGCGTCCGCGTGACGTTGAAGCTCTCGAACTGCCCGTAGAGCGGCGTCAGGAACGTGCGCCCCTTCGGGCTGGAAGAGCCGTAATAGAACGGGAAGATGCCGAGCGAGTCGAAGCCGACGTCGGTGTCCTTGTTCCGGTAGTAGACCGGCAGGATCGGCCCCGCCATCGTCAGCGACGTCGCGCCCTTCCGCGTCGTCGCGCGCGAGAAGAACGGCGTGATCATCGTGTCCGCCGTCGTCGTGACGCGGCGGATGTAGCCCGGCAGGACGAGCAGGTTCTTCTCCGGGCTCGTGCCGTAGTGGAAGAACGGAAAGAGCGTCGTGTGCGACTCCTTCACGCCGCCGTCTTCGGGCTTGCCGCGGATCGAGAAGAAGAACGGCGCGACGTCGAAGATCGATCGCTTCGCGTTCTCCTCCCAGATGAGCGGCCCCACCACCGTGAGCTTGCTCTCGTCGATCTCGCGCTCGCGATGGAAGTAGAGGAGCGGCGGGATCAGCGTGTACGTCTTCCGGCCGCCGTCGAGATCGCCGTTGTCGCCGTGGAACCAGAGCGGGGCGACGCCCATGTCGACGTCGCGGTTCGTGCGATCGCGGAAGTAGGGGCCCACGAGCGCGAACGCGCTCTTCTCGCCCCAGTGCGCGGTCGTGAGGAGGAGCGGCGAGTGGAAGTAGCCGCCGTCCTTGCGCTTGCCCTGGAAGTAGAGCGGCGCGAGCCAGTTGTCGTGCTCGCCCGGCGCCTCGCGATGCGCGAACGGCCCCAGCACCAGCACCTTGTTCTCGCGATCGCGCACACGCCACGCGAGCGGGAACAAGATGTCCGCGTCCACCTTCGGCGAGCGCCGCTGGTAGAAGAGGAGCGCGGAGAGCCGCTCCATGTCCGTCTTCTCCGTCTTCGCGCCGGTCTGCGGATCGAGCCCGCGCGTGTGCTCGAGGTAGAGCGGCGGCACCATCCGGAAGCGAAAGTCGCTCTTCCGGTTCTCGTAGTACGGGAACCACGTGCGGTGGCTCGCGCCCTCCGGCTCCGGCGGCGCGGTGGAGTCGTCGGTGCCGATCGTCTTCTCGATCCCCTCGGGGACGACGAGCGGATCGGTCGGGACCATCACGGTGGGCTCGCCGCCGGGGCGCGCGGAGGGCGAAGGACCTTGCGACGCCGGATCGTCGTCGTCGCCCGGGCCGCGCTGCGGGCCGACCTGTTTGTTCCGCGTCGGTCGCGACTGCGTCGGCCCCTGCTTCGGTCCGCCGCCGCCGCCGATCGTCTGCGCCCACGCGTCCTGTGCGAGCAAGGTCATCGCGACGGCGCCGGAGAGCGAGACGATCGAGCGGAGGTCGAGCTTCACGACTACTTGCCGCTCGAGAGGATCGCGGAGACGCGGGCGACGACGTCCGCGCGCGGGACCTTGTCCTGCGTGCGCGCGGCGAGGTCCTTCACGACGACGACGCCCTCCGCGAGCTCCTGCTCGCCGAGGATGAGCCCGACGCGCGCGCCGAGCGCGTCCGAGCGGCGGAGGAGCGCCTTCATCGACGCGCCGCGCGTGTCGACCTCGCAGCGCCAGCCCGCGCGCCGCACGTCGCGCCCGAGCACGAGCGCCTGCGCGTGCGCGTCCGCGCCGACCGGCGCGACGAAGACGTCGACCACGCTCGGCGAGACCTCGAGGCCCGACGCGATGAGGAGCCGCTCGAGCCCGGCCGCGAACCCGATCGCGGGGATGTCGGGGCCGCCGAGGTCCTTCACCATGCCGTCGTAGCGGCCGCCGCCCGCGAGCGTGCTGCCGGCGCCGAGCTTGTCGTACCCGCCTTTGATCTCGAAGAGCGTGCGCGCGTAGTAGTCGAGGCCGCGGACGATCTTCGCGTCGACCTGGTAGCTCGTGCCGAGCGCGTCGAGCTGGCGCCGGAGCCCGTCCCAGTGCGCGCGATCGGCCTCGACGAGGTGGTCGAGGATCGCGGGCGCGGTCTGGATCGCCTCCTGATCGAGCGGGTGCTTCGAGTCGAGGACGCGGAGCGGGTTCTGCGCGAGGCGCCGCTGCGAGTCGGGCGACAGCTTGTCCTTCATCCGCTCGAGGTGCGCGACGAGGAGGTCCCTGTACTTTGCACGCGTCTCGAGGCCGCCGATCGAGCTGACGAACACGTCCGGCGACGCGATCCCGATCTCCTTCATCAGCTCGACGAGCGCGTCGATCATCTCCGCGTCGCAGCCGGGGCCCGCGTCGCCGAAGCACTCCGCCCCGACCTGGTAGAACTGGCGGTAGCGGCCCGCCTGCGGCTTCTCCGCGCGGAACATCGGGCCGACGTAGTACCAGCGCGTCACCGGCTCGGTGTTGTGGACGCCGTGCTCGACGAACGCGCGGACCGCGCTCGCGGTGCCCTCCGGCCGCAGCGTGAGCGCGTCGTCGTGATGCTTGAAGGAGTACATCTCCTTCTCCACGACGTCGGTCGCTTCGCCGATCGCGCGGACGAAGAGCGGCGTGTGCTCGACGTACGGCGTGCGGACCTCGCGGTAGCCGAGCCGTTCCATGGCGCGGCCGAAGGCCTCCTCGACCGCGTGCCAGCGACCGATGACGCCGGGGAGGACGTCGTTCATCCCCTTCACGGCTTTCACGAGCGGATTCGGTGCGCCCAAGGCGCACGGCTTATCGCCCTGGCGGGCGGAGGGGTCAAGCACGTTGGCACCCAGCGCCGAGCCGGGTAAGAAGGCGATTTGGTGGGAGAAGAGCCGAAGAAACGAAAGCCCGGGAAGGCGGTGTGCGCGCTGGATCCCGGCGCGGTCCGGATCGGGGTGGCGGTCTCCGACGAGCTCGGCCTGATGGCCCACCCTCGCGGCGCGCTCGCCGCGAGGCCGCGCCCCGCGTTCCTCGACGCCCTCGGCGCGCTGGTCCGCGCCGAGAACATCGGCCGGATCGTGGTCGGTCTCCCGCTCGATCTGAAGGGCACCGAGGGCGAGGCAGCGCGCCGCGTCCGCGATCTCGCGCAGGCGATCGCGGACGCGACCGGCTGCGACGTGGAGCTCTTCGACGAGCGGCTCACCACGGTGGAGGCGCAGCGCGCGTTGACCGACAGCGGCCTGAGCCGCAAGGAGTCGCGCGCGCGGATCGACGAGGCGGCCGCGACCGCGATCCTGCAAGCGTGGCTCGACGCGCGCGCGCGGCGCCGGGCGGCGAAGGCGCGATGAGCACGTCGGAGGCGAAGGTCCCGCTCTCGGGCAAGGGCGAGCGCCGCAAGCGCAAGGGCCGGCGCCGCACGTCGAGCAAGCCGGACGGCAAGCCGCGAAAGACCTGGCTGATCTGGCTCCTCGCCGGCGCGCTCCTCGCCGTCTTCTTCACGTACCTCTTCGTGATCTTCCCGTCGCGCGGCGGACCGGGCACCGGCAAGGACGTCGAGGTCGTCGTCGATCGCGACGAGCCCGCGTCGGCGGTCGCGGAGAAGCTCGCCGCCGCGGGCCTCCTCTCGTCGCCGCGCGTCTTCGCGCTGTACGTGAAGATCACCGGTCTCCGCGCGGCGCCGGGCCAGCACCTCCTCACCGACGACGCGAGCCCGCACGAGCTCGTCCGGCGCCTCGAGCGCGAAGGTCACGCGGCGCGCGCGAAGGTGACGATCCCGGAGGGCTTCACGCGCTTCGACATCGCGAAGCGGCTCCAGGCGCTCCACGTCGCGTGGAGCCAGGCCTTCCTCGACGCGTCGTCGAGCGCGGAGCTGTTGCGCGAGGTGGGGATCGACGGCGACAGCGCGGAGGGCTACCTCTTCCCCGCGACGTACGAGCTCCCGTACGACAGCGATCCGAAGGAGATCGTGCGGCGGCTCGTGGCGGAGCTCGATCGACGGTGGGTGCAGCTCGAGCAGAACCACCGCCTCGGTCGCGCGCAGCTCGAGCAGAGCCTCGGCTGGAACAAGCGCGAGATCCTCACCCTCGCGTCGATGGTCGAGAAGGAGGCCGCGGTCGACGACGAGCGCCCCATCATCGCGAGCGTGTTCTTGAACCGCCTCCGCGATCCGGCGTTCAAGCGCAAGGTGCTGCAGTGCGATCCGACGTCGGGCTACGGCTGCCTCGCGCTGCGCGACAAGATCCCGGCGTGCGCGGGCTACACCGGGAAGGTCACGCACGCGATCAACGTCGACCCCGCGAACACGTACTCGACCTACGTGCACGAGGGCCTGCCGCCGGGCCCGATCGCGAACCCGGGGACGAAGTCGCTCCAGGCCGTGCTCGCCCCCGCCACCACGAAGTACCTCTACTTCGTCGTCCGCGGCGATCGGCGGCACGCCTTCAGCGAGACGCTCGAGGAGCACAACACGGCAGTGAAGGACTTTCGCGAACGTACGTCGAAGGATCACTAACCCGGTCGCACACGAGCGCGACCTTGCGATAGGATCCCTCGTCATGACCCGCTTCCGTTTCCTCTTCGCCGTCGTCCTGGGGCTCTTCCTCACGTTCACGCTCGGCGCCTCGGCGCAGGGAATGATCCACACGGGCGACGCGATCCGCACGAAGTCGGTCGGTCCGTTCACGGCGAAGGTCTACGCGATCCGTCACGACATGGCGTCGGCGCCGCCGCAGAAGACGAAGCAGGCGGTCATCGACGCGGACGTGAACAAGGTCTTCACCTGGGTCATGCTCCGCGACGTCGACAGCTCGAAGATCCAGAAGGCGCTCCGCGACGCGTTCGCGATGAACGGCTACGGCGACGCCGGCAAGATCGGCCAGTTCGTCGGGGCGTTCAGCAAGGAAGAGGTCAAGGAGAAGTCCACCGTCGTCATCAGCTACAACGCGACGTCGAAGGCGGTGACGATCACGGTGAAGGACGGCTCCTCGGCCACGGTCGCGGGCGCCGACTTCATGAAGGCGGTCTGGCGGATCTGGCTCGGCAAGATCGACCAGCCTTCGATGGGCGATCAGCTGATCGCGAAGCTCCCCGGCTGATCGTTGCAGCCCTGGCAGCAGGCCGCGCTCGGGGCCTCGTGCCTCATCGCGTTCCACTACCTGCTCCTCCGCGCCGCCGCGGGTCGAGTCGGTGACTCGCTCGGGGCGTTGATCCTCGAGGGCACCGCCGCGCTCGGCATCTTCGTGTACTGGCTCTCCGTGCGCCCGGACGCGACGCCGGCGACGCGCACCGGCGTCGTCCTCGCGGCGCTGTCGGGGCTCGGCATCTCGGGCGGGAGCATCCTCCTCTTCTTCGCGCTCCGGCGCGGAGGTCCGGTCGCCGCGACCGGCACGATCGTCCTCGGCGGCGGCGTCGCGATCAGCGCCCTCCTCGCGCCCATTCTCTTCAAGGAGCCGCTCACGCTTCGTCGTATCGTGGGCGTGCTCTTCGGGATCGTCGCGATGGTGATCCTGTCGACGGAGAAGCCCACATGACGATCCACGTCCTCGCCGGAGACATCGGCGGCACCCGCGCCCGCTTCGCGATCTTCGAGGTCAGCGGAGCGATGCCGCGCCTCGTTCACCAGGACACGCTCGAGAGCCGCTCCTACCGCACGTTCGAAGCGTGCCTGAAGGACTTCCTCGATCGCGGCCGCCTCTCGATCGCGGCGGCGAGCATGGGCATCGCCGGTCCCGTCGTCGACCAGCGCGTGAAGACGACGAACCTCCCGTGGACGATCGACGCGCGGTCGCTCACGAAGCGCTTCGCGATCGAGAAGGTCACCCTCTTGAACGATCTCGTCGCGGCCGGTCTCGGCGCGATCGCGTCGCCGCCCAAGAACGTGGTGTCGGTCTACAACGGGCGGCCGAAGACGAAGGGCGGCAACCTCGCCGTCATCGCCGCAGGGACCGGCCTCGGCGAGGCGATGTTCATCTGGGACGGCGACGAGCACATCGCGTGCGCGACGGAGGGCGGCCACACCGACTTCGCGCCGCGGAACGGGGTCGAGGACGAGCTCCTCGCGTACCTCCGCGCCGAGTACGGCCGCGTCAGCTACGAGCGCATCGCGTCGGGGTCCACCATCTCCGTCGTCCATCGCTTCTTCGTCCAGGAGCAGCGGGTCAAGGAGTCGAAGGACGCGGCGGCGAAGGTGGCGAACGCGGAGGATCCGAACGTCGCGATCGTCGAGCTCGCGCTGAGCGGAAAGAGCGAGGCGGCGACGCGCGCGCTCGATCTCTGGTGCAGCGTCTACGGCTCGGAGGCGGGCAACCTCGCGCTCAAGTCCCTCTCGACCGCGGGCGTGTTCCTCTGCGGAGGCGTCTCCGGCTCGCTCGCCTCCGTGCTCGCGAGCGGCCTCCCTTCACGCAAGAAGCGCAAGGGCGCGAGCCCCTTCATCGAGGCGTTCCTCGACAAGGGCCGCCTCCGCCCCGTCGTCGAGGCGATCCCGGTCGCGGTGTGCATGGAGAAGAAGGCGGGCCTCCTCGGCGCCGCGACCCACGCCGCGAGCGCCGCGCTCGCGGACAAGAAGAAGAAGACACGCTCACGCTGAGGTGTTGCAGTTGACTACAGCGGCGGGGCGAGCTCCGTCTGCGTCTGTAGACGACACGAGGGTGGCAGTTTAGCGTGCGGCCCATGGCGCGCGAATACTCTCCGAAAGAAGTCGAGCTGGCCGTCAACGCGATCAAGACGCTGTCGATCGACGGCGTCGAGAAAGCGAACAGCGGACACCCCGGGACGCCGATGGGGCTCGCGGACATCTCGTTCGAGATCTTCTCGCGCTACCTCCGCTACGACCCGAAAGACCCGAGTTGGATCGGTCGCGACCGCTTCGTGCTCTCGTGCGGCCACGCGTCGATGCTCGTCTACTCGATGCTGCACCTCGCGGGGTACGACCTGTCGCTCGACGACCTGAAGAACTTCCGGCAGTGGGACTCGAAGACGCCGGGCCACCCCGAGCACACCCACACGCCGGGGGTGGAGACGACGACGGGCCCGCTCGGGCAGGGGATCGGCAACGCGGTCGGCTTCGCGCTCGGCGCGCACCTCAAGGCCGCGCGCTTCGGCAAGGCCTACGACGCGGTGCGCGTCTTCGCGCTCTGCTCCGACGGCGACGTGATGGAAGGCGTCGCGGCGGAGGCGTCGAGCCTCGCCGGCCACCTCGGCCTCGCGAACCTCGTCATGATCTACGACGACAACAAGATCACGATCGAGGGCGAGACCGATCTCGCGTTCAGCGAGGACGTCGGCAAGCGCTACGAGTCGTACGGCTGGTTCGTGCAGCGCATCGACGGCCACGACCACGTCCAGATCCGGAAGGCGATCGACGCCGCCCTCGCGCAGAAGGACAAGCCCTCCTTCATCGTCGCGCGCACGCACATCGCGAACGGCGCCCCGAACGCGCACGACACCGCGGAGGCGCACGGCGCGCCGCTCGGCAAGGAGGAGATCGCCCTCACGAAGAAGGGGATGGGCTGGGACGAGAACAAGCACTTCCACGTCCCGGACGAGGTGTACGCGCTCTTCAAGGACCGCGCGGCCGACAACCAGAAGGACAAGGCGGCGTGGCAGGCCGACGTCGACGCGTGGAAGAAGGCGAACGCGGAGCTCGCGGCGCAGCTCGACAAGTTCGAGGCGCGCTACGTGCCGGAGGATCTCTACGAGCAGCTCCTGAAAGCGCTGCCGGAGAAGGAGGACGCGACGCGCAACATCTCGAACGCGATCCAGCAGATCGTCGCGGAGAAGGTGCCCTCGCTCATCGGCGGCTCCGCCGACCTCGCCCCGTCGACGAAGACGCTCATCAAGAAGAGCGGCAGCATCGCGAAGAGCTCGTTCGAAGGACGGAACCTCCACTTCGGCATCCGCGAGCACGGCATGGGCGCGGTCTGCAACGCGCTCGCGCTCTCGGGCGGCATCATCCCCTACGGCGCGACGTTCCTCATCTTCAGCGACTACATGCGCCCGAGCATCCGCCTCTCCGCGCTCGGCGACATGCAAGTCTTGTGGATCTTCACCCACGACTCGGTCTTCCTCGGCGAAGACGGTCCGACCCACCAGCCGGTCGAGCAGCTCTGGGCGCTCCGCCACATCCCGCACCTCGCCGTCGTCCGTCCCGCCGACGCGCTCGAGACCGCGGCGGCGTGGGCGCTCGCGCTTTCACGCAAGAAGGCGCCGACCGCGTTCTCTCTCACGCGCCAGAAGCTCCCGCACTTCAAGCGCGACGACGGCTTCGATCCGAAGGACGTGCTGAAGGGCGCGTACATCGCGCAGGAGGCGACGGGCGGGAAGCCCGACGTCGTCCTCATCGCGACGGGGAGCGAGGTGCAGCTCGCGGTCGGGGCGCGCGAGCGGCTCGAGAAGGCGGGGAAGAAGGTGCGCGTCGTGAGCGCGCCCTGCCTCGACGTCTTCGAGGAGCAGGACA from the Labilithrix sp. genome contains:
- a CDS encoding peptidyl-prolyl cis-trans isomerase, whose amino-acid sequence is MIRSAVPAVTLASFLFACGANPGATTTVTGNSEANVAARATEPRTTDPTGAAPTRESQPNPIGALGGGGGAPSGPPAPAFRTTGESSPASGAQDPEPAAAPTQPPPKRIGARHVLVQWMGAQGAPTSVVRSRDQAQAVAEEVLRKARAKADFARLVVDYSDEPNAGARGGSLGVFGHGKMVPEFEEAAFKLQVGQISGIVESPFGFHIIQRTE
- a CDS encoding FKBP-type peptidyl-prolyl cis-trans isomerase produces the protein MRLVVPVQVSLVLVALGTSACSKLTEPAKEEPIQGEPVTNAAAAAPAPAPPPAPAPAPAPPPAPPSDPNAKLEIKDVVVGKGDEAKAGDVVRVHYVGQLTNGTEFDASKKHGDKPFEFPLGAGRVIKGWDQGVAGMKVGGKRKLTIPPELGYGARGAGSAIPPNATLVFDVELVEIVKK
- a CDS encoding hybrid sensor histidine kinase/response regulator gives rise to the protein MARVLHIEDDPRNRLLVRKLLSGDGHEVIDAADGLEGVRLAIAQRPDIVLVDLNIPGLDGFEVTLRLRTEASLNGVPIVAITAEGDRETSFAVGCDGFLQKPIDARNFAKQVASYIGGRRERMMSTPDVQGERLRIQSGRIVAHLEEKVAELSAANERLREVEKLRTEFYRNISHELATPLTPIVGYLRMLIDEELGDLSKPQQKALRAMDDCIRRLRSVMDNLIDVTGLETGKMRFFHKDYDFLDTVRRAIAWHADAFAERKITMLEEFPRGGLPGYGDSDRLGRAMSQLLDNAAKFTPEGGIVGVMVRPREAAYELVVADTGAGIPKERQDKVFDPFYQVDGSATRSFGGTGVGLAIARRVARGLGGDVKILQEGASIEGMFLGGAAFSLTVAKRAPTVVVDTATG
- a CDS encoding cysteine desulfurase — its product is MPYLDWNATTPPHPDVLAAMRAASERAWANPSSVHAHGRAARAVVEDARAAVAALTGTDARDVVFTAGGTEANNLALRSLAHGGTLVTSRLEHPSITRVAEALEREGGAIVRWLAVRDGAIDLEDLDRALAEPRGPTLVTVQAVNHETGIVQPVAETIARARAANARVHVDAVQGWGKLEVPSGWDTASIAPHKMRGPKGIGALACREGVKVASLLLGGSQEKGVRPGTVDAALAAGFGHAAEIARTSPARWAALAPLRDRLEAELVRLGARSVSHGKPRAPHVVSTTWPAWTGAELVAALDLEGVSVSSGAACSAGTVEPSPVLLAMFDPDTAKRGLRLSLGDTTTEKDITLTLAAFTHITARP
- the hisS gene encoding histidine--tRNA ligase, with the translated sequence MNDVLPGVIGRWHAVEEAFGRAMERLGYREVRTPYVEHTPLFVRAIGEATDVVEKEMYSFKHHDDALTLRPEGTASAVRAFVEHGVHNTEPVTRWYYVGPMFRAEKPQAGRYRQFYQVGAECFGDAGPGCDAEMIDALVELMKEIGIASPDVFVSSIGGLETRAKYRDLLVAHLERMKDKLSPDSQRRLAQNPLRVLDSKHPLDQEAIQTAPAILDHLVEADRAHWDGLRRQLDALGTSYQVDAKIVRGLDYYARTLFEIKGGYDKLGAGSTLAGGGRYDGMVKDLGGPDIPAIGFAAGLERLLIASGLEVSPSVVDVFVAPVGADAHAQALVLGRDVRRAGWRCEVDTRGASMKALLRRSDALGARVGLILGEQELAEGVVVVKDLAARTQDKVPRADVVARVSAILSSGK
- the ruvX gene encoding Holliday junction resolvase RuvX, with amino-acid sequence MCALDPGAVRIGVAVSDELGLMAHPRGALAARPRPAFLDALGALVRAENIGRIVVGLPLDLKGTEGEAARRVRDLAQAIADATGCDVELFDERLTTVEAQRALTDSGLSRKESRARIDEAAATAILQAWLDARARRRAAKAR